TTGTTTTATCATTTTAACAATTTTCTTTATTGCTGAATCGTAATCACTTCATAGAAGGTAGATTATTTATTAGAATATAACTTTAAATGGTTGAATATTAGTTGATACATAAGTATATAATCTATGCTCCGGATGTTTTTTTAGACTCGTGACAGTATTAAGTATTTTGTTAAATAGTTCTTGCAGAGAAGATATACTAAACGAATATTGTCGATCTACACTTTCTTTTTAACAGGTGCAGCCTTTTTTATTTTGGCCTGAGTAACTCTGTTTGTGTTAATGGGCTTGAAAAAATGAAGTTAACATATAATAAATATTAATTTTCTAAAATTTGGAGAATAAATATTTTGGAATTATTATTATTACTTTGTATCATGTAAATTATTTTTGAAATAAAAACGTTTAATATAATTATCATACATTTTTAAAAGATGAAATGAAATAAATTCATTGTTTTAAATAGATTTAAATTAATATTGACGTTTTATATATTGTTATATATAATATACGTGTCATTTTAAGTGAAAGAATAAAAGGGGGAAGAATGTATGATTGATATGCAACTATTTATGACGAAAGAGGGGGATATATGTAGTGTTGAGGGGTGGTGGCATCCTGAAGATAAAGTGATTTGCAATTACATTTACATACAACAACCTGATGGAGATATAGAGATAGAAAACAGAAAATATGTAAAAGTAATACGTAAGAAAGATGGAAGTTGGCGCAGCTTTGAAGAACAGTTAGAGTATATTAAAAAATTGGGAAGAAAACATACAAAAGCATATTTTGTTGAACATAAAATGTTGGTTGATAAAAGTAATATAGAAAAATTTTATGATCCGTTTTATACATTTGATAAATTTTCGAATAATTATCCTCAAGAGTTTTACTATTTAGAAGAATTTTTAAAATTATTAGGTGTCTCAAAAGAAGAATACAGTGAAATAGGAATGGTTGGATCATATCAGGTAGGACTTAGAAAAGAAAAGAGTGATATAGATGTTTTATTTAGATTTAATTTGAAAAGAAATATGGAAATATTTGAAAAGATTATAGGATTATCATCTAAAAAGGGTATGGAAGTTTTTGATAGAGGAAAGAAAACTCCTTTAAGAGTATACTTTAGGGATAAAATATTTTGTTGCCATTTTGCATATGAAAATACTGAGGATATTCCTAAGATATTTTCGATAGATTATAGGAATTTAGGAGCAGTAAATTATAAAGTTGAAATTATAGATAATACCCATTCAATATATGCACCTACGATTGTTTTAGGAAGAATATTAAGTACAGATGAAAAAATGAATATTGTAATATATCACGGTGGAAATAAGGGAGAGTATAATGTTGGTGATATTTTAAATGTAAAAGGTGAATTGATAGAAAATAATTTGGGAAAGTTTTTAAATGCAAAAAATGTTGAAAAGTTAAAAGATTAAGGGGATGAGAGAATGGGGGGGCATCAAGGTAATTTTAGTAAGATTTGGAATAAAGTTTGGATAGGTAATAATACATATTCTGATGAAAAGGTGAGAGACTATGTTTCAAGATTAAAAGTTAAACAGATAGTAGAATACATAAAGAGAGAATTTAAAATAAGTAATGTTGGAACTATTGCCGAAATTGGTTGTGGTGATGGAAGAATTTTAAAATTAGTAGGGAGAGATTTAAACAGTAAAGAACTTATTGGTATAGATATTTCAGAAAAGGCAATTTATAAGGCAAGGAAAATGTTTGGAAATCAAATGTTACTAAAGCTTGGTAGTGCAGTAAATGTACCAATAGAAGATAATTATTGTGATTTAGTATTGTCATTGGGAGTTATTGAGCATTATAGATTAAAAGAAGACTTAGAAAAATC
This genomic window from Thermosipho africanus Ob7 contains:
- a CDS encoding class I SAM-dependent methyltransferase; protein product: MGGHQGNFSKIWNKVWIGNNTYSDEKVRDYVSRLKVKQIVEYIKREFKISNVGTIAEIGCGDGRILKLVGRDLNSKELIGIDISEKAIYKARKMFGNQMLLKLGSAVNVPIEDNYCDLVLSLGVIEHYRLKEDLEKSVKEIYRILKPGGIAVIMVPNRISFGVIDRIIQQIFGKWDYGYQKELTPKQLEKIIKKSGFSVIKYKITNLIVVPGVRKNFRFRVIRTFDTFLKKIVNDCGFYLYTYSKK